From Macrobrachium rosenbergii isolate ZJJX-2024 chromosome 55, ASM4041242v1, whole genome shotgun sequence, a single genomic window includes:
- the LOC136835436 gene encoding LOW QUALITY PROTEIN: uncharacterized protein (The sequence of the model RefSeq protein was modified relative to this genomic sequence to represent the inferred CDS: inserted 1 base in 1 codon), which produces MAYSKSTYLGEEKLYYFTGKVRAFWKDKVFFLDKKNAAIVGFEKLYINGHRASQTDLHSLHALVESSDWNTSPDLYSYVVKYSSSEVQPWPFKLKGKVLWYAHFAWLGTIPKAVEQHLERYNVVYMPLSYYTGKLINVFADKLLLFGDSRNSVMVHNSDLSFYGQNFNCKDALLGVEHHAPLIHAFIISLQFLTNKNYEGPKPHIPNCPVDKNSSSTWLAKFAWVGEMPYEYRQLLRRFQIIEISEWNSLCPVGGNLQYPLSSPGDSSQGTLFSVPEGAKGNRNQTRTVAGPLLATTQKGAAIVKGLLLVASSEYGLINSYLDVIVFNVQNFYVDGEIYRDGKPLDEFFHDRSVSLTAWIVPLQEPVLVFDIYVMWRAVCVWHGIPPKNMEAIKNRYYNGIIGGSVPQALNTTSDKRYTLVWGRITNTISYNYGYAVAEVGNTTLDISFKRKALYMKGYKLHSKCNLLEIKGDLETGIWTMLVYPVNKENEVMYTALALWEERYQHYVSSDLLYRILLEGHNVAPEDFHALEVAESSDKSEGDKIGLHMTGMIVKTTPEYGIIETKSITIEPSYVFFLLNKFFYIDGXVPEVHQMLHLLDKKRQVNLYARSTKCQIISDYPVTMYATLAWMGKKSSENKKLPSKMPEELPVEGNSATGHNEVNSSNTKADLSSREGSVKNALELIKTDSPVMEYRCGRFAQLQNRNGVIQCGYEEKGYTYVLFDFSVLWIDGDRLELHDSLDNSIIQDEVQCNLLAYEISAVKVGAFQVSMQASAVWLGKKPRHIALPEVQSPLKAMEALDERDKCRPEVKRKQLKKYLIKNQGNECKDISSKLSNIKLTDSKGLAPVSLEDIAVSLDKPHVGKHITGRILKLMKGCGIAMWSCAAKEGEVYMFFFKKNIYVNLCPMDESYKVDKSKIFNFYVLPVLHKTLGVYRISLYATCGWKGSKPHDIPVPGEQDHARISLDGVYALEVKTGRTVPAYIVKLTGNKGIARWRSQPHGGDIFIEFNKSITCDNIKSFFGKDIEVEENPRPCLFHVRPIEHKEIGDYVVSLTAVYGWLGKKPAHFPKPKTKHEPTLLGQKLHVRPVPRDILEAAAAMAVGHAPDPGQLETKEEGLSALDSVEADLNKSLGNKEKRRNKLEIWENGEIDEISWEGTIVELYSNVGRLQGGDGKQHFFSRENSYLYGVCLNNVELWHVLVQDEIVSYRLTEMSTGESKISKMWIGPENVAADETAIHINEWCNKYSVPDGAKELLIHQLEVTQDSYEKEKKVT; this is translated from the exons atggccTATTCAAAAAGTACATACTTAGGGGAGGAGAAACTTTACTATTTTACTGGGAAAGTAAGAGCGTTTTGGAAGGACAAAGTTTTTTTCTTAGACAAGAAAAATGCTGCTATTGTTGGCTTTGAGAAGTTGTATATTAATGGACATAGAGCATCACAGACAGATTTGCATAGTTTACATGCATTGGTTGAAAGCAGTGATTGGAACACGTCTCCAGATCTTTATTCTTATGTTGTGAAATATAGTTCTAGTGAAGTTCAACCATGGCCTTTTAAATTGAAAGGCAAAGTACTTTGGTATGCACATTTTGCATGGTTAGGAACAATACCAAAAGCTGTTGAACAACACCTTGAAAGGTATAATGTTGTGTATATGCCTCTTTCATATTACACTGGGAAGTTGATTAATGTATTTGCTGATAAGCTTTTACTATTTGGTGATTCTCGCAACAGTGTAATGGTGCACAACAGTGATTTGTCTTTTTATGGGCAAAATTTCAATTGCAAAGATGCTTTGCTGGGTGTGGAGCATCATGCTCCCCTTATACATGCATTTATTATTAGCTTACAGTTCCTTACAAATAAGAATTATGAAGGACCAAAACCCCACATACCCAATTGTCCAGTTGATAAAAATAGTTCATCCACGTGGCTAGCAAAATTTGCCTGGGTAGGGGAAATGCCTTATGAATATAGGCAGCTGCTAAGAAGATTCCAGATCATTGAGATCAGTGAATGGAATTCTTTATGCCCTGTTGGAGGGAACCTACAGTATCCCTTAAGCAGTCCAGGGGATTCTTCACAGGGAACATTATTTTCTGTTCCTGAAGGTGCTAAAGGGAACAGGAATCAGACAAGAACTGTTGCTGGGCCATTACTTGCTACAACACAAAAAGGGGCAGCAATTGTTAAAGGTTTATTATTAGTAGCCAGCAGTGAGTATGGCCTCATCAACAGTTACTTAGATGTTATAGTTTTCAACGTACAAAATTTTTACGTTGATGGGGAGATATACAGGGATGGAAAGCCTTTAGATGAATTCTTTCATGACAGAAGTGTTTCATTAACAGCATGGATAGTGCCCCTTCAGGAGCCTGTCCTAGTTTTTGATATCTATGTGATGTGGAGAGCAGTATGTGTATGGCATGGTATTCCACCTAAAAATATGGAAGCTATTAAGAATCGTTATTATAATGGAATCATCGGTGGTTCAGTGCCTCAAGCCCTTAACACAACCAGTGATAAAAGATATACACTGGTTTGGGGCAGAATAACCAATACTATATCATATAACTATGGTTATGCTGTAGCTGAAGTAGGGAATACCACCTTAGATATCTCATTTAAACGAAAAGCATTATACATGAAAGGATATAAACTGCATTCTAAGTGTAATTTGCTTGAAATAAAGGGAGATCTTGAGACTGGCATTTGGACCATGTTAGTATATCCTGTAAATAAAGAGAATGAAGTTATGTACACTGCTCTAGCACTTTGGGAGGAAAGATACCAGCATTATGTTTCTTCTGACTTATTATATAGAATACTTCTTGAGGGACATAATGTTGCGCCAGAAGATTTTCATGCCCTTGAAGTTGCTGAGTCATCTGACAAGTCAGAGGGTGATAAGATAGGTCTCCACATGACTGGCATGATAGTTAAAACTACTCCTGAATATGGCATAATAGAGACTAAGAGTATTACAATAGAGCCctcttatgttttctttttactgaacaaatttttttatattgatg CTGTTCCTGAAGTCCATCAAATGTTACATCTGTTAGACAAGAAGCGTCAAGTTAACCTGTATGCTCGTTCTACTAAGTGTCAAATAATCAGTGATTACCCTGTCACAATGTATGCTACTTTAGCATGGATGGGAAAAAAgtcctcagaaaataaaaaacttccctCAAAAATGCCTGAAGAGTTACCTGTTGAAGGTAATTCAGCCACTGGGCACAACGAAGTTAATTCAAGTAACACTAAAGCTGATTTATCCTCTCGAGAAGGCAGTGTCAAGAATGCTTTGGAATTGATCAAGACTGACAGTCCTGTTATGGAGTATAGATGTGGACGATTTGCTCAGTTACAAAATAGGAATGGTGTCATTCAATGTGGCTATGAAGAAAAAggttatacatatgtactgtTTGACTTTTCTGTTTTATGGATTGATGGTGATCGTTTAGAACTCCATGATAGCCTTGATAACAGCATTATTCAGGATGAAGTACAATGTAATTTGCTTGCATATGAAATATCTGCTGTCAAAGTTGGGGCTTTTCAGGTGAGTATGCAAGCCTCAGCTGTTTGGCTTGGCAAAAAACCACGTCATATAGCTCTTCCTGAAGTTCAGTCTCCATTGAAAGCTATGGAAGCATTAGATGAGCGAGATAAATGCAGACctgaagtaaaaagaaagcaaCTGAAGAAATACTTGATAAAGAATCAGGGAAATGAATGTAAAGACATTTCGAGCAAACTATCTAATATTAAATTGACAGATAGTAAAGGACTTGCTCCTGTTTCCTTGGAAGATATTGCAGTTAGCCTTGATAAACCCCATGTTGGGAAACATATCACTGGCCGTATTCTTAAGTTAATGAAGGGCTGTGGCATAGCTATGTGGAGCTGTGCAGCAAAGGAAGGTGaggtatatatgtttttctttaagaaaaatatatatgttaatttgtgTCCTATGGATGAAAGTTACAAAGttgacaaaagtaaaatattcaacTTTTATGTTCTTCCAGTTTTACATAAAACTCTAGGAGTTTACAGAATTAGCCTGTATGCAACCTGTGGCTGGAAAGGAAGTAAACCTCATGATATTCCAGTGCCAGGAGAGCAGGATCATGCTCGGATTTCTTTAGATGGTGTTTATGCACTTGAGGTTAAGACGGGAAGGACTGTTCCAGCATACATAGTCAAGTTGACGGGAAATAAAGGGATTGCAAGATGGCGTTCTCAACCCCATGGAGGGGATATATTCATTGAATTCAATAAAAGCATAACCTGTGATAATATTAAGTCTTTCTTTGGCAAAGATATTGAGGTTGAGGAAAACCCTCGACCATGTCTCTTTCATGTCAGGCCAATTGAACACAAGGAGATAGGAGATTATGTTGTTAGTCTTACTGCCGTGTATGGTTGGTTAGGCAAAAAACCAGCTCATTTCCCTAAgccaaaaacaaaacatgaaccAACTTTACTAGGACAGAAACTCCATGTCCGTCCTGTGCCTCGTGATATTCTTGAAGCTGCAGCAGCAATGGCAGTAGGACATGCACCAGATCCTGGTCAGTTGGAGACCAAAGAAGAGGGCCTCAGTGCCCTTGATAGTGTTGAGGCTGATCTTAACAAAAgtttaggaaataaagaaaagaggagaaataaattGGAAATTTGGGAAAATGGTGAAATTGATGAAATAAGCTGGGAAGGAACTATTGTTGAGTTGTATTCAAACGTTGGAAGACTCCAAGGAGGTGATGGAAAGCAGCACTTTTTTTCACGAGAAAACAGCTACCTGTACGGAGTTTGTCTTAACAATGTAGAGTTGTGGCACGTTCTTGTTCAAG atgagATTGTTTCATATAGACTTACTGAAATGAGTACTGGAGAATCGAAAATAAGCAAAATGTGGATTGGTCCAGAGAATGTTGCAGCAGATGAAACTGCTATACATATAAACGAGTGGTGTAACAAATACTCTGTCCCCGATGGTGCCAAGGAACTTCTG aTTCACCAGCTTGAAGTGACTCAAGATAgctatgaaaaggagaaaaaagttaCTTAA
- the LOC136835437 gene encoding putative phospholipase B-like 2 isoform X1 produces MLNNNPALWQYVQPEGQVMEWMRGIMANRIAIDGESWTRQFSLYNSGTYNNQWMIVDYNLFTPGSSIKPNTLWVSEQMPGYIENEDLSDLLLLQTYFPSYNTPYFENIFNMSGQPAYVEKYGDWFSYDKTARALIFARDHIKVKDIESLLKLMRYNDFKNDPFARCECEPPYTGENGVSARSDLNPANGTYPFSTLARKIHGGIDAKGTNYEMFKNYRILAVSGPTHDDQPIFKWSELEEADIIPHYGHPDEWNFPVVEHEWIW; encoded by the exons ATGCTTAACAACAATCCTGCTCTTTGGCAATACGTTCAACCAGAAGGACAG GTTATGGAATGGATGAGAGGTATAATGGCAAACCGTATAGCAATCGATGGAGAAAGCTGGACTCGCCAATTTTCATTGTACAACAGTGGGACTTATAACAACCAGTGGATGATTGTAGACTACAATCTCTTTACTCCAGGGAGTAGCATAAA GCCGAACACTCTTTGGGTTTCAGAACAAATGCCTGGTTACATTGAAAATGAAGATCTGTCAGACCTCCTTTTGCTGCAGACGTATTTCCCAAGCTACAACACcccatattttgaaaatatattcaacaTGAGTGGTCAGCCAGCATATGTTGAGAAATATGGTGACTGGTTTTCTTACGACAAAACAGCAAGGGCTTTAATATTTGCACGTGATCACATAAAAGTTAAAGATATAGAATCCCTTTTAAAACTGATGCGTTACAATGATTTCAAGAACGACCCATTTGCTCGTTGCGAGTGTGAACCTCCCTACACTGGAGAGAATGGCGTATCAGCTAGGAGTGATCTTAATCCAGCCAATGGCACATATCCATTCTCAACTCTGGCGCGTAAAATTCATGGAGGAATAGATGCCAAGGGAACCAACTATGAAATGTTTAAGAATTATAGGATTCTCGCAGTGAGTGGGCCAACACATGATGATCAACCTATATTCAAGTGGAGTGAACTTGAAGAAGCTGATATAATACCACATTATGGGCATCCAGATGAATGGAATTTTCCTGTGGTTGAGCATGAATGGATTTGGTAA